In the Catenulispora sp. MAP5-51 genome, one interval contains:
- a CDS encoding Tex family protein: MAATAASIHLRIAEELGVVDRQVRAAVELLDGGATVPFVARYRKEVTEGLDDAQLRTLEERLRYLREMEERREAILESIRGQGKLDEALEAQILAADSKSRLEDIYLPFKPKRRTKAMIAREAGLEPLADALLADASLDPAATAAGYVDADKGVADAPAALDGARSILVERFGEDADLIGGLRERMWESGRLTSKVREGKEEAGAKFSDYFDFAEPFTALPSHRILALLRGEKEEVLDLTFDPEPQDAEPGAPVTQSGYEVRIAKAFAIPSPTTAGAGVKWLNDTVRWAWRTRILVRLAVDVRMQLWTLAEDEAVRVFAANLRDLLLAAPAGTRATMGLDPGYRTGVKVAVVDATGKVVATDVIYPHVPANKWNEALAKLASLVKVHKVELIAFGNGTASRETDKLAQELVANMPELKLTKIMVSEAGASVYSASAFASQELPTMDVSLRGAVSIARRLQDPLAELVKIDPKSIGVGQYQHDLAEGKLSRSLDAVVEDCVNAVGVDVNTASAPLLTRVSGIGSSLADNIVAYRDANGPFSTRTAIKDVPRLGAKAFEQCAGFLRIPGGADPLDASSVHPEAYPVVRRILAGTGTGIKELIGDTKTLRSLKPAEFADDTFGVPTVTDILAELEKPGRDPRPAFKTATFKEGVEKIGDLQPGMLLEGVVTNVAAFGAFVDVGVHQDGLVHISALSKTFVKDPRDVVKPGDVVRVKVLDVDAVRKRIALTLRLDDEAGAGSGGPGRQRQSGENGGGGRGRDGRGGGGERRGGGQGGGNGGDRRGGGQGGGGNGGGGGGDRRGGDRRGGGGGGGVPQGALADALRRAGLA; this comes from the coding sequence GTGGCAGCGACAGCAGCGTCCATCCACCTGCGCATCGCCGAGGAGCTCGGCGTCGTCGACCGGCAAGTCCGGGCGGCCGTCGAGCTCCTGGACGGCGGCGCGACCGTGCCTTTCGTCGCGCGGTACCGCAAGGAGGTGACCGAGGGCCTGGACGACGCGCAGCTGCGTACGCTGGAGGAGCGGCTGCGCTACCTGCGTGAGATGGAGGAGCGCCGGGAGGCGATCCTGGAGTCCATCCGCGGTCAGGGCAAGCTCGACGAGGCCCTGGAGGCGCAGATCCTCGCCGCGGACTCCAAGTCCCGGCTGGAGGACATCTACCTCCCCTTCAAGCCCAAGCGGCGCACCAAGGCGATGATCGCCCGCGAGGCCGGGCTGGAGCCGCTGGCCGACGCGCTGCTCGCGGACGCCTCCCTGGATCCGGCGGCGACCGCCGCGGGCTATGTGGACGCCGACAAGGGCGTCGCGGACGCCCCGGCGGCGCTGGACGGCGCGCGCTCGATCCTGGTCGAGCGCTTCGGCGAGGACGCCGACCTGATCGGCGGGCTGCGCGAGCGCATGTGGGAGAGCGGCCGCCTGACCTCCAAGGTCCGCGAGGGCAAGGAGGAGGCCGGGGCGAAGTTCTCCGACTACTTCGACTTCGCCGAGCCCTTCACGGCGCTGCCCTCGCACCGCATCCTGGCGCTGCTGCGCGGCGAGAAGGAGGAGGTCCTGGACCTCACCTTCGACCCCGAGCCGCAGGACGCCGAGCCGGGCGCGCCGGTGACGCAGAGCGGCTACGAGGTCCGCATCGCCAAGGCCTTCGCCATTCCGTCGCCGACCACCGCCGGGGCCGGTGTGAAGTGGCTGAACGACACCGTGCGCTGGGCCTGGCGCACCCGGATCCTGGTGCGGCTGGCCGTGGACGTCCGGATGCAGCTGTGGACGCTGGCCGAGGACGAGGCGGTCCGGGTCTTCGCCGCGAACCTGCGCGACCTGCTGCTGGCCGCCCCGGCCGGCACCCGCGCCACCATGGGCCTGGACCCGGGCTACCGCACCGGGGTGAAGGTCGCGGTCGTGGACGCCACCGGCAAGGTGGTGGCCACCGACGTGATCTACCCGCACGTGCCGGCGAACAAGTGGAACGAGGCGCTGGCCAAGCTGGCCTCGCTGGTCAAGGTGCACAAGGTCGAGCTGATCGCGTTCGGCAACGGCACCGCCTCCCGGGAGACCGACAAGCTGGCCCAGGAACTGGTCGCCAACATGCCGGAGCTGAAGCTGACCAAGATCATGGTCTCCGAGGCCGGCGCCTCGGTGTACTCGGCCTCGGCCTTCGCCTCGCAGGAACTGCCCACCATGGACGTCTCGCTGCGCGGCGCGGTCTCGATCGCCCGCCGGCTGCAGGACCCGCTGGCCGAACTGGTGAAGATCGATCCCAAGTCCATCGGCGTCGGCCAGTACCAGCACGACCTGGCCGAGGGCAAGCTCTCCCGTTCGCTCGACGCGGTGGTCGAGGACTGCGTGAACGCCGTCGGCGTGGACGTGAACACCGCCTCGGCGCCGTTGCTGACCCGGGTCTCGGGCATCGGCTCCTCGCTGGCCGACAACATCGTCGCCTACCGCGACGCCAACGGCCCCTTCTCCACCCGCACCGCCATCAAGGACGTCCCGCGCCTGGGCGCGAAGGCCTTCGAGCAGTGCGCGGGCTTCCTGCGCATCCCCGGCGGCGCCGACCCGCTGGACGCCTCCTCGGTGCACCCCGAGGCCTATCCGGTGGTGCGCCGGATCCTGGCCGGCACCGGTACCGGCATCAAGGAGTTGATCGGCGACACCAAGACGCTGCGGTCCCTGAAGCCGGCGGAGTTCGCCGACGACACCTTCGGCGTCCCGACCGTCACCGACATCCTGGCCGAACTGGAGAAGCCCGGCCGCGACCCCCGCCCGGCCTTCAAGACCGCGACCTTCAAGGAGGGCGTGGAGAAGATCGGCGACCTCCAGCCCGGCATGCTCCTGGAGGGCGTGGTCACCAACGTCGCGGCCTTCGGCGCCTTCGTCGACGTCGGCGTCCACCAGGACGGCCTGGTGCACATCTCGGCCCTGTCCAAGACGTTCGTGAAGGATCCCCGCGACGTGGTGAAGCCCGGCGACGTGGTGCGGGTGAAGGTGCTGGACGTGGACGCGGTGCGCAAGCGCATCGCGCTGACGCTGCGCCTGGACGACGAGGCGGGCGCCGGCTCCGGCGGCCCGGGCCGCCAGCGGCAGTCGGGCGAGAACGGCGGCGGCGGTCGCGGGCGCGACGGCCGGGGCGGCGGCGGTGAGCGTCGCGGTGGCGGCCAGGGCGGCGGCAACGGCGGCGACCGGCGTGGCGGCGGCCAGGGCGGCGGTGGCAACGGCGGTGGCGGTGGCGGCGACCGGCGTGGCGGCGACCGGCGCGGCGGTGGCGGCGGTGGCGGCGTGCCGCAGGGTGCGCTGGCCGACGCGCTGCGGCGGGCCGGGCTGGCGTAG
- a CDS encoding nucleoside-diphosphate kinase, with product MTDTGAPVERTLVLLKPDAVARGMMGRVLTRFEDALLKVVGSKMVWMDADLTRKHYFDLEERFGAGVYNATAAFMQSGPVLALVLEGIDAVKTVRKIVGSTYPNEAAPGTIRGDYAHQNKAYATANGIAVANLVHASGNIDEAKQEVALWFPDEELFEYSTVAEKFVL from the coding sequence ATGACCGACACCGGCGCCCCCGTCGAGCGGACGCTAGTCCTGCTCAAGCCCGACGCCGTGGCGCGCGGCATGATGGGTCGGGTCCTGACCCGGTTCGAGGACGCGCTGCTGAAGGTCGTCGGCTCCAAGATGGTCTGGATGGACGCCGACCTGACCCGCAAGCACTACTTCGACCTGGAGGAGCGCTTCGGCGCCGGCGTCTACAACGCCACCGCCGCCTTCATGCAGTCCGGCCCGGTGCTGGCCCTGGTCCTGGAGGGCATCGACGCGGTCAAGACGGTCCGCAAGATCGTCGGCTCCACCTACCCGAACGAGGCCGCCCCGGGCACCATCCGCGGCGACTACGCGCACCAGAACAAGGCCTACGCCACGGCCAACGGCATCGCGGTGGCCAACCTGGTGCACGCCTCGGGCAACATCGACGAGGCCAAGCAGGAAGTCGCGCTGTGGTTCCCGGACGAAGAACTCTTCGAGTACTCCACGGTCGCCGAGAAGTTCGTGCTGTAG
- a CDS encoding class I SAM-dependent methyltransferase, producing MTADAYTFTDADSALLYDIENPWDTDGSTWEGYILQCATLLDAVLDVGCGTGSMLHLAREHGAAGRLVGVDPDEAMLERARQRTDIEWSLATAAEMAYEAEFDLATMNSNAFQCFVTDEELRASLAAIRRALKDDRVFLFGTRHLQARAWESWNSGNGGIVTLPDGRRFRSWFEVEKVDGPLVTFTETMALMDGTPVRVAGTTLRFHTPETLNPFLVEAGFRVESQYGDQKTGPLTPDSREIITVARAQ from the coding sequence GTGACAGCAGACGCGTACACCTTCACCGACGCCGACTCGGCGCTCCTGTACGACATCGAGAACCCCTGGGACACCGACGGCTCGACCTGGGAGGGCTACATCCTGCAGTGCGCCACGCTCCTGGACGCGGTGCTCGACGTCGGCTGCGGGACCGGCAGCATGCTGCATCTCGCGCGCGAGCACGGGGCCGCCGGCCGGCTGGTCGGCGTCGACCCGGACGAGGCGATGCTGGAGCGGGCCCGGCAGCGCACCGACATCGAGTGGTCGCTGGCGACCGCCGCGGAGATGGCCTACGAGGCCGAGTTCGACCTGGCCACCATGAACAGCAACGCCTTCCAGTGCTTCGTCACCGACGAGGAGCTGCGGGCCTCGCTCGCGGCGATCCGGCGGGCCCTGAAGGACGACCGGGTCTTCCTGTTCGGCACCCGGCACCTGCAGGCCCGCGCCTGGGAGTCCTGGAACTCGGGCAACGGCGGCATCGTCACGTTGCCCGACGGCCGGCGATTCCGCTCCTGGTTCGAGGTGGAGAAGGTGGACGGCCCGCTGGTGACGTTCACCGAGACGATGGCACTGATGGACGGCACCCCGGTGCGCGTGGCCGGCACCACCCTGCGCTTCCACACCCCCGAGACGCTGAACCCGTTCCTGGTCGAGGCCGGTTTCCGCGTCGAGTCGCAGTACGGCGACCAGAAGACCGGGCCGCTGACCCCGGACAGCCGCGAAATCATCACCGTCGCGCGCGCCCAATAA
- a CDS encoding MMPL family transporter, with the protein MSGNALTNADSEPGGFARVVSGRRSKWVVFGVWVLLIFALGGFASKLQGVEKNDSSSWLPKSAESTQELKLETAFHPSWVPAILLFERDSGLTDADHAQIDKTVAALRDDAKPAAINMVVHNAILTQDVKDGPNAGKAVQVIVPMDMGNDGWNKLPDTIKQIKAAMGPASAGEKAYVTGPMGEAADEANSFKNINGSLTGFTLLAVILILLVAYRSPILWFIPILSAGAALFVGEGIIYLLAKHAGLTVNGQSAFILIVLLIGAGTDYALLLIARYREELRRYEDRHEAMAHALHRAGPALVASSSTVAVSMLILLVAQMNSTKGMGPVLAIGVLVDLFAMMTLMPALVVICGRWIFWPSKPTVGSEEPTQRGVWSRIGKRIAVRPRAVWIVTALLLLAGAAGMTQLHAHQMSSADSFVNKPDSVIGAQVQAQYFPPSSGQSLDIIGNADKVDAVTAALKTVPGIDPASVGTPSAVPHQIVAGRFYLEAMPKDPADSSAAKHTVSLVRAAVHAVPGADAKVGAGSAMLVDIDSASRHDSEWIIPITLIAVFIILGLLLRAFIAPLLLILTVILSLGASLGISALAFKAFGWNGVDTSMPLYAFVFLVALGIDYNIFLMTRIREESVRRGTRRGALVGLSATGGVITWAGLVLAATFGVLAGLPIVTFAEIGFAVALGVLLDTMIVRSVLVTALTLDIGKRMWWPSKLATADEPGGGTLDAARSADDSVLV; encoded by the coding sequence GTGAGTGGTAACGCGTTGACCAACGCGGATTCGGAGCCGGGCGGTTTCGCCCGGGTCGTGTCCGGACGAAGGTCCAAATGGGTGGTGTTCGGGGTCTGGGTACTCCTGATATTCGCCCTCGGAGGCTTCGCCTCCAAACTGCAAGGCGTCGAGAAGAACGACAGTTCGTCCTGGCTGCCCAAGAGCGCCGAATCGACGCAGGAACTGAAGCTGGAAACGGCGTTCCACCCGAGCTGGGTGCCCGCGATCCTGCTGTTCGAACGGGACAGCGGGCTCACCGACGCCGACCACGCCCAGATCGACAAGACGGTCGCGGCGCTGCGGGACGACGCCAAGCCCGCGGCCATCAACATGGTCGTGCACAACGCGATCCTGACCCAGGACGTCAAGGACGGGCCGAACGCCGGCAAGGCGGTCCAGGTCATCGTCCCGATGGACATGGGCAACGACGGCTGGAACAAACTGCCGGACACGATCAAGCAGATCAAGGCCGCGATGGGGCCGGCCAGCGCCGGCGAGAAGGCCTATGTGACCGGCCCGATGGGTGAGGCGGCCGACGAGGCCAACTCCTTCAAGAACATCAACGGCTCGCTCACCGGCTTCACACTCCTCGCGGTGATCCTGATCCTGCTGGTCGCCTACCGCAGCCCGATCCTGTGGTTCATCCCGATCCTGTCGGCCGGCGCCGCCCTGTTCGTCGGCGAGGGCATCATCTACCTGCTGGCCAAGCACGCCGGCCTGACGGTCAACGGCCAGTCCGCGTTCATCCTGATCGTGCTGCTCATAGGCGCGGGCACCGACTACGCGCTGCTGCTCATCGCCCGATACCGGGAGGAGCTCAGACGCTACGAGGACCGGCACGAGGCGATGGCGCACGCCCTGCACCGCGCCGGGCCCGCGCTGGTCGCCAGCTCCAGCACCGTGGCCGTCAGCATGCTGATCCTGCTGGTCGCCCAGATGAACTCGACCAAGGGCATGGGCCCGGTCCTGGCCATCGGCGTCCTGGTCGACCTGTTCGCGATGATGACCCTGATGCCGGCCCTGGTCGTCATCTGCGGCCGCTGGATCTTCTGGCCGTCCAAGCCGACGGTGGGCTCGGAGGAGCCGACCCAGCGCGGCGTGTGGTCCCGGATCGGCAAGCGCATCGCCGTCCGTCCGCGCGCGGTGTGGATCGTCACAGCGCTGCTGCTGCTCGCCGGCGCGGCCGGGATGACCCAGCTGCACGCGCACCAGATGTCCTCGGCCGACTCCTTCGTGAACAAGCCGGACTCGGTGATCGGCGCCCAGGTCCAGGCGCAGTACTTCCCGCCGTCCTCGGGCCAGTCGCTGGACATCATCGGCAACGCCGACAAGGTCGACGCGGTGACCGCGGCGCTGAAGACGGTCCCGGGCATCGACCCGGCGTCGGTCGGCACCCCGAGCGCCGTGCCGCACCAGATCGTGGCGGGGCGCTTCTACCTTGAGGCGATGCCGAAGGACCCGGCGGACTCCTCGGCCGCGAAGCACACCGTGAGCCTGGTCCGCGCCGCGGTGCACGCGGTCCCCGGGGCGGACGCCAAGGTCGGCGCCGGCTCGGCGATGCTCGTGGACATCGACAGCGCCTCGCGCCACGACAGCGAGTGGATCATCCCCATCACGCTGATCGCGGTGTTCATCATCCTGGGGCTGCTGCTGCGGGCCTTCATCGCCCCGCTGCTGCTGATCCTCACCGTCATCCTGTCCCTGGGCGCCTCGCTGGGCATCAGCGCACTGGCGTTCAAGGCGTTCGGCTGGAACGGCGTGGACACCAGCATGCCGCTCTACGCGTTCGTGTTCCTGGTCGCACTGGGCATCGACTACAACATCTTCCTGATGACCCGCATCAGGGAGGAGTCGGTCCGGCGCGGCACCAGGCGCGGAGCACTGGTCGGCCTGTCCGCGACCGGCGGCGTGATCACCTGGGCCGGCCTGGTCCTGGCCGCCACCTTCGGGGTGCTGGCCGGGCTGCCGATCGTCACCTTCGCCGAGATCGGCTTCGCGGTCGCGCTCGGCGTGCTGCTGGACACGATGATCGTGCGCTCGGTGCTGGTCACCGCGCTGACGCTGGACATCGGCAAGCGCATGTGGTGGCCGTCGAAGCTGGCCACCGCCGACGAGCCCGGCGGCGGGACGCTGGACGCGGCGCGCTCGGCGGACGACAGCGTGCTGGTGTAG
- a CDS encoding TIGR03621 family F420-dependent LLM class oxidoreductase, whose translation MRPFRFLATIADNDGYSDLIPFARKAEAMGCAGFVIPDHLMGLAPLLPLAQVAAVTERLRVGTFVLNNSLRHPAVLAQELATLDRLSDGRLDIGIGAGWNKPEYDAIGIPFEPVGVRIKKLAEAITVIKGAFTEGPFSFAGEYYTITELDDIPTPVQQPHPPFFLGGGGKRFLTLAAREAHIIGLAPRILAGDVPRLDAPSITAAATEEKIGWIREAAGERFAEIELNTYPTGGPTVITSDPRAEAQRRADRIREKTGAELTVEEVLESPHTYIGSTKKLTAKFLELRERFGISSFLIDDLDALAPVVEALAGQ comes from the coding sequence ATGCGTCCCTTCCGCTTCCTGGCGACCATCGCCGACAACGACGGGTACTCCGACCTCATCCCCTTCGCCCGCAAGGCCGAGGCGATGGGCTGCGCGGGCTTCGTGATCCCCGACCACCTCATGGGCCTGGCGCCCCTGTTGCCGCTGGCGCAGGTCGCGGCGGTGACCGAGCGGCTGCGCGTCGGCACCTTCGTGCTCAACAACAGCCTGCGGCACCCGGCGGTGCTGGCCCAGGAGCTGGCCACGCTCGACCGGCTCTCGGACGGCCGGCTGGACATCGGGATCGGCGCCGGCTGGAACAAGCCCGAGTACGACGCGATCGGCATCCCCTTCGAGCCGGTCGGGGTGCGCATCAAGAAGCTGGCCGAGGCGATCACGGTCATCAAGGGCGCCTTCACCGAGGGGCCCTTCTCCTTCGCCGGCGAGTACTACACGATCACCGAGCTCGACGACATTCCCACGCCGGTGCAGCAGCCGCATCCGCCGTTCTTCCTCGGCGGCGGCGGCAAGCGCTTCCTGACGTTGGCGGCGCGTGAGGCCCACATCATCGGCTTGGCGCCGCGCATCCTCGCCGGCGATGTGCCGCGGCTGGACGCGCCCAGCATCACCGCGGCGGCGACCGAGGAGAAGATCGGCTGGATCCGCGAGGCCGCGGGGGAGAGGTTCGCCGAGATCGAGCTGAACACGTATCCCACCGGCGGACCCACGGTCATCACCTCCGACCCGCGCGCCGAGGCGCAACGGCGCGCCGACCGGATCCGGGAGAAGACCGGCGCGGAGCTGACGGTGGAGGAGGTCCTGGAGTCGCCGCACACCTACATCGGCAGCACCAAGAAACTCACGGCCAAGTTCCTGGAACTGCGCGAACGCTTCGGGATCAGCTCGTTCCTGATCGACGATCTGGACGCGCTGGCCCCGGTCGTGGAGGCGCTGGCCGGGCAGTAG
- a CDS encoding FAD-dependent monooxygenase — protein MPENVTKDIDSRGVVVVGAGPTGMMLAGDLAEAGIPVTLLERRHPGLSNLSRALVVHATTLEAFDARDIAAPLIERGAPVQSLRLFDTAVVDVSELPTPYPYLLVVPQYETEAVLHGRLERLGVEIRYETEVVGLRPDADGVTVTIRDGSGSREERAAYVVGTDGSRSSVRSLLGVEFPGHTVVASVMLVDARLSQPPETRIATNTDGDKFAFVAPFKDGYHRIICWDQKHAKAETEPVELGEVREILRETLGTDFGMGEPRWSSRFHSDERQAERYRVGRVFLAGDAAHTHSPAGGQGMNTGLLDAANLSWKLIAVLRGRADEALLDSYEAERYPVGSAVVKGSGRLLRAAQIKATPARKARNLAMHFALARPAVNRRLGFALSGLWISYAAPHGAHPLTGHRAGDVPLTGTPSRLLEALRGGGFVLLAPADLHEAAAKAGVRAAVPADGGPVRLIRPDGYIAWAADGPSAEDVAQAIGAAGA, from the coding sequence GTGCCAGAGAACGTTACTAAGGACATTGATAGCCGCGGCGTGGTCGTGGTCGGTGCCGGTCCCACGGGGATGATGCTCGCCGGGGACCTGGCGGAGGCCGGGATCCCGGTGACGCTGCTGGAGCGCCGGCATCCCGGACTGTCCAACCTGAGCCGCGCGCTGGTCGTCCACGCCACGACCCTGGAGGCGTTCGACGCCCGGGACATCGCCGCGCCGCTGATCGAGCGGGGCGCGCCGGTGCAGTCGCTGCGCTTGTTCGACACCGCGGTCGTGGACGTCTCGGAGCTGCCGACGCCGTATCCGTACCTGCTGGTGGTGCCGCAGTACGAGACCGAGGCGGTGCTGCACGGGCGGCTGGAGCGGCTCGGCGTCGAGATCCGCTACGAGACCGAGGTCGTCGGACTGCGGCCGGACGCCGACGGGGTGACCGTGACGATCCGCGACGGGTCCGGCTCGCGGGAGGAGCGCGCCGCGTATGTCGTCGGCACCGACGGCAGCCGCAGCTCGGTGCGGTCGCTGCTCGGCGTGGAGTTCCCCGGCCACACCGTGGTCGCCTCGGTGATGCTCGTCGACGCCCGCCTGTCGCAGCCGCCGGAGACGCGTATCGCGACGAACACCGACGGCGACAAGTTCGCCTTCGTGGCCCCGTTCAAGGACGGCTACCACCGGATCATCTGCTGGGACCAGAAGCACGCCAAGGCCGAGACCGAGCCGGTCGAGCTCGGCGAGGTCCGGGAGATCCTGCGCGAGACGCTCGGGACCGACTTCGGCATGGGGGAGCCGCGCTGGTCCAGCCGCTTCCACAGCGACGAGCGGCAGGCCGAGCGCTACCGCGTCGGCCGGGTCTTCCTGGCCGGCGACGCCGCGCACACCCACAGCCCGGCCGGCGGGCAGGGGATGAACACCGGACTGCTCGACGCCGCGAACCTGTCCTGGAAGCTGATCGCGGTGCTGCGCGGCCGCGCGGACGAAGCGCTGCTGGACAGCTACGAGGCCGAGCGCTATCCGGTCGGCAGCGCGGTGGTCAAGGGATCGGGCCGCCTGCTGCGCGCCGCCCAGATCAAGGCGACCCCGGCGCGCAAGGCCCGGAACCTGGCGATGCACTTCGCGCTGGCGCGGCCGGCGGTGAACCGGAGGCTCGGCTTCGCCTTGTCGGGACTGTGGATCTCCTATGCCGCACCGCACGGCGCGCATCCGCTGACCGGGCACCGGGCCGGCGACGTGCCGCTGACCGGCACGCCGTCCCGGCTGCTGGAAGCCCTGCGCGGCGGCGGGTTCGTGCTCCTGGCGCCCGCGGACCTGCACGAAGCCGCGGCGAAGGCCGGGGTGCGGGCGGCGGTGCCGGCGGACGGCGGGCCGGTGCGCCTGATCCGTCCCGACGGCTACATCGCCTGGGCCGCCGACGGCCCGAGCGCCGAGGACGTCGCGCAGGCGATCGGCGCGGCCGGCGCATGA
- a CDS encoding transcriptional regulator: MKRREFVASAAAALTVAGAGESTAYGAEASDRLPAAADPAGRAVPFDRQMVDGYEFITSQQRSLYYTVPPARMYSPAVAHAQLGAALLSGTGPQAQRSRLAGSLAEASLLAARLAFFDLKKAEPARMHYRNALVAAREADDHQLGSAILAHLAFIPAWDGKAGESRDLMRAAYAHAARGVSAVQRSWLHAVDAEIEARLGDHKRAVDLIGRAEEALSDADRSTVPDPEWLDYFDATRLNGFKGFCHINGGSPELAQEALLCSLMALKPNEAKQRTIVLADMADIHVRTKEIEQACTTLERALVNLDKHWYGIGWDRIYNVRRKMDTFDDTRSVRELDMRMNSSWGATMRLAT; encoded by the coding sequence GTGAAGCGCCGAGAATTCGTCGCCAGCGCCGCCGCGGCGCTGACCGTGGCCGGGGCGGGTGAGAGCACCGCGTACGGGGCAGAAGCCTCCGACCGGCTCCCGGCCGCCGCCGACCCGGCCGGCCGCGCGGTCCCGTTCGACCGGCAGATGGTGGACGGTTATGAATTCATCACCAGTCAACAGCGATCGCTGTATTACACAGTCCCCCCGGCCCGCATGTACTCCCCGGCCGTCGCGCACGCCCAGCTCGGGGCGGCGCTGCTGAGCGGCACCGGGCCGCAGGCCCAGCGCTCCCGGCTGGCCGGCTCGCTGGCCGAGGCCTCGCTGCTGGCCGCCCGGCTGGCGTTCTTCGACCTGAAGAAGGCCGAGCCGGCCCGCATGCACTACCGCAACGCCCTGGTCGCCGCGCGCGAGGCCGACGATCACCAGCTGGGCTCGGCGATCCTGGCCCACCTGGCCTTCATCCCGGCCTGGGACGGCAAGGCCGGGGAGTCCCGCGACCTGATGCGCGCCGCCTACGCGCACGCCGCCCGCGGGGTCAGCGCCGTCCAGCGATCCTGGCTGCACGCCGTGGACGCCGAGATCGAGGCCCGCCTGGGCGACCACAAGCGCGCGGTCGACCTGATCGGCCGGGCCGAGGAGGCCCTGTCGGACGCCGACCGCTCCACCGTCCCGGACCCCGAATGGCTGGACTACTTCGACGCCACCCGCCTGAACGGCTTCAAGGGCTTCTGCCACATCAACGGCGGCAGCCCGGAGCTCGCGCAGGAGGCGCTGCTGTGCTCGCTGATGGCGCTCAAGCCCAACGAGGCCAAGCAGCGCACCATCGTGCTGGCCGACATGGCCGACATCCACGTGCGCACCAAGGAGATCGAGCAGGCCTGCACCACGCTGGAGCGGGCCCTGGTCAACCTGGACAAGCACTGGTACGGCATCGGCTGGGACCGGATCTACAACGTGCGCCGCAAGATGGACACCTTCGACGACACGCGGTCGGTCCGTGAGCTGGACATGCGGATGAACTCCTCCTGGGGCGCGACGATGCGCCTGGCGACCTGA
- a CDS encoding WhiB family transcriptional regulator, producing MAQQTTVRGAVGPIPVRSSSARTAARIPPIAELKLGWQERGLCQSGDATVFFAPDSERIREREKRETAAKRVCDDCPVRQQCLEHALALPEQFGIWGGLTEVERAEESRRRRGAATGARPVVVPIRIGTPRDRGFADAQAATREGTEVAA from the coding sequence ATGGCTCAGCAGACCACGGTGCGAGGAGCCGTCGGACCGATACCGGTCCGGTCGTCGTCGGCACGGACAGCGGCCCGGATCCCGCCGATCGCCGAGCTCAAGCTCGGCTGGCAGGAGCGCGGACTGTGCCAGTCCGGGGACGCGACGGTGTTCTTCGCGCCGGATTCGGAGCGGATCCGCGAACGGGAGAAGCGTGAGACGGCCGCCAAGCGGGTGTGCGACGACTGCCCGGTCCGCCAGCAGTGCCTGGAGCACGCGCTGGCGCTGCCGGAACAGTTCGGCATCTGGGGCGGACTGACCGAGGTGGAGCGGGCGGAGGAGTCCCGCCGCCGCCGCGGCGCCGCGACCGGCGCCCGGCCGGTGGTGGTACCGATTCGCATCGGCACGCCGCGGGACCGGGGATTCGCCGACGCACAGGCGGCCACCAGGGAGGGGACCGAAGTGGCGGCGTGA
- a CDS encoding TrmH family RNA methyltransferase: MGELIEVTDPSDPRLHDYSGLTDVELRKVREPAEGLFLAEGEKVIRRALAAGYPMRSTLLSPKWVQAMRPLIDAVDAPVYVGSEPLLEAVTGFHVHRGALASMQRTPVLDAGSLLERAKRVVVMEDIVNHTNLGAIFRSAAALGMDAAVLTPSCADPLYRRSVRVSMGTVFALPYARLDSWPGGLETLAEHGFRTIALTPGPTAIDVRDLRFGPRDKVALLLGTEGDGLSDPALAAADLRVRIPMAAGVDSLNVAAAAAVACYAIGAAE; this comes from the coding sequence GTGGGAGAACTGATCGAAGTCACCGACCCGTCCGACCCGCGCCTGCACGACTACTCCGGCCTCACCGACGTCGAGCTGCGCAAGGTCCGCGAACCCGCCGAGGGCTTGTTCCTGGCCGAGGGCGAGAAGGTGATCCGCCGCGCGCTGGCCGCCGGCTACCCGATGCGCTCGACGCTGCTGTCGCCGAAGTGGGTCCAGGCGATGCGGCCGCTGATCGACGCCGTGGACGCCCCGGTGTACGTCGGCAGCGAGCCGCTGCTGGAGGCGGTGACCGGCTTCCACGTCCACCGCGGCGCCCTGGCCTCGATGCAGCGCACCCCTGTCCTGGATGCCGGGAGCCTGCTGGAGCGGGCCAAGCGGGTCGTGGTGATGGAGGACATCGTCAACCACACCAATCTCGGCGCGATCTTCCGCAGCGCGGCGGCGCTCGGGATGGACGCCGCGGTGCTCACGCCGAGCTGCGCGGACCCGCTGTACCGCCGCTCGGTCCGGGTTTCGATGGGGACGGTGTTCGCGCTGCCCTACGCGCGGCTGGACTCCTGGCCCGGCGGGTTGGAGACGCTGGCTGAGCACGGTTTCCGGACGATCGCGCTGACGCCCGGCCCCACCGCGATCGACGTGCGGGATCTGCGGTTCGGTCCGCGGGACAAGGTGGCGTTGCTGCTGGGGACCGAGGGGGACGGCCTGTCGGATCCGGCTTTGGCGGCCGCGGATCTGCGGGTGAGAATTCCCATGGCGGCCGGGGTGGATTCGCTGAATGTCGCCGCCGCCGCGGCCGTCGCGTGTTATGCGATCGGCGCCGCCGAATGA